Part of the Cryptococcus neoformans var. grubii H99 chromosome 2, complete sequence genome is shown below.
CAACAGCCTTAACAAGCATAGTCTTACCAGTACCTATCATTATGTTTTAGCCTTCGACTGAAATTCCAGACAAAGAAATCAACGCACCTGGAGGACCATAGAGAAGCACGCCTCTGGGCGGATCTATTCCGATCTTCCTGTACAAGTCTTGTTGTACAAGTGGCAACTCGACCGCCTCCCTGATTTCCTGCTTTTGTGAATCTAGGCCACCAATGTCCGAGTACTTCACATCTGGCTTTTCATCCGCTCCCAACATCGCAATGGATGAATCCGCTTCTGGCGGGAGGATGTCTACAAGAGCATTTGAGTGGCGGTGAAGTGccacagaagaagatggtttGAGAAGTTCACGATCCAGGGTGGAAAGGATTCGGACAACATAATTGGAGCCAGTGGTACTTCCAACAATGGCTCGTCGTTCATCAACAGGTTCGAGAAATTGTCCGATGACCAATGGAACTGATTGGATTCGCTTGACTTCTTCCTGTGCTCTCAGAAGTTCTCTCCTCAAGTTCTGAGTCTCGTCACGGATATACTCCTGTGCCATTGCTCAATCAGCATACTTCAAGTCAACAGTGAACACGGACGTACCTCTTGGAGCTGTAAGAACTCTCGATGAGCTTCAAGCCTCTTCCAAGTACTGTAAAGTTCTTCACTACCACTAGGCAGAGAGTTGAGGAGAGTTTGCTTCTCCGAGATTTGAGCTGGGAGGGTGGGGTCCTATGTCGAAGTCAGTACCCCATGCTGTCCGGCTCTCCATTATGCTTCCTCACCTCCATTTTGAGGTCAATACCGATCTCTTCCATGTTCTTCAATGAGTATCAGAAAGGCTAAGATATAAGTGTTGAAAAGATGCAATTGCAGGTTTATGACATCTGTCGAGTTGTCGATGACCAAACGCGCGTCCTCGGTCGTCGGATCATGGAGTTGTTCCGATCTCCGCGTCGCCGCTTCTTGAAATGAGCTCTTCATGCTGCCGACTATCAACGAACCCGCCTCGTCTATATTATATATAAAACCAGTTTCCCtagtttctttttcaacaCAGTCAACATGGGTAAAAGAAAGGCCGCCAAGAAGCCAGttgccaagaagaaggcagaaCCATTATGTGCGTATGCCGATATGGCCACATATTATTGCTAACAGTCACTATGCAGCGAGTGTTTTTAAATGCCTGTTTTGTAATCACGACAAGGCTGTCAATGTAAAGCTGTGTGTAAATTTTGGCCATTCGACTATGGACACCCTAACTGGACTGATCGGCTCCCAGTGACAAAGCCACCATGTTCGGTCACTTGCATTGCAAAGTTTGCGGACAGAAATATAGTACACCTATAAATAGTGGGTTTACATGGATAACAACACCAACACATCTGCTGACATACCGTAAAAAATACAGACCTTTCAGCGGCCGTCGATGTCTACTGCGAGTAAGTTGAATGGTTCGTATACCGCAAGGTGCTTAATAAGTTGTCAGCTGGGTCGACGCATGTGAGGAGGTTCGACAACAACAGCCTCCTAAACAACGGTAAGCGTCTATCCATTCACAAATTGGTATTGCATATTCATACAGGTTGTAGTGCACCCAGAGGCCCTGATCCTCTTACCCATGGCCAGGCAGGAGGAGCTGCATATGACcctgaaggtgaagaagaagatgaagagcagGAGTATAACTTCAATGAtaatgatgaggaagaggatgacaGACGGAAAGAATCTGAAGATaggggagggaagaggagaaaagtgCAAGAAGTGTctgaggacgaggatgactAAGCGCTGTGCGCTATGTGGTTTTGGGTTGAGGGGCCAGGGGGATCCATTTGCATGTATGTTTACCATCCTTGATCTGACAAAGCTTGTTGGAAGGTATTGCTTTGCATGGCATAGTCGTATCGGATGACTTGATACACGTATAGGAAAGCTTAGCACGCTGCCGGAATGACTGGAGCGAGTGGCTATGGATTTGACAGAAAAGACTTGGGCTTTAATCCCAAAGTTGAGAAGAGCGTAGGCTGCGTCTGTGCAGGCAATAAGCTACATAATAACCTTTGTCGTGAAGATTTATACTTACAGGattctccaccaccccaTAGCCAGCTTCAGAAAGCTTCACTCCTTCCTTTACAGAATCCAATATCCCTGATCGGACGTCAACATCGTTCAACTCCGTGTCATTTACACCATACTTACACTCTATTT
Proteins encoded:
- a CDS encoding 26S protease regulatory subunit 6B, whose product is MEEIGIDLKMEDPTLPAQISEKQTLLNSLPSGSEELYSTWKRLEAHREFLQLQEEYIRDETQNLRRELLRAQEEVKRIQSVPLVIGQFLEPVDERRAIVGSTTGSNYVVRILSTLDRELLKPSSSVALHRHSNALVDILPPEADSSIAMLGADEKPDVKYSDIGGLDSQKQEIREAVELPLVQQDLYRKIGIDPPRGVLLYGPPGTGKTMLVKAVANATKAAFIRVVGSEFVQKYLGEGPRMVRDVFRLARENSPCIIFIDEVDAIATKRFDAQTGSDREVQRILIELLTQMDGFDQQTNVKVIMATNRADTLDPALLRPGRLDRKIEMPNPSRRERRLIFQTVTSKMNLGPDVDLEDYVSRPDLLSSAQIASICQAAGLQAVRKNRYVILPIDFEEAWKSVVKRNDETHEFYR